A stretch of DNA from Mycobacterium senriense:
GGCTACAACTGGTCAGCGATGGCTCGGCGGTGCCTGTGCTGACATTCGAAGTGGTCGACGACGCCGGCTTCACGGCATTCGAACTCTCCCACGAGCTACGAGCCTTCGGCTGGCAAGTGCCGGCCTACACCATGCCGGCTAACGCCGAAGACGTTGCGGTGTTGCGCATCGTGGTTCGCGAAGGCTTCAACGCCGACCTGGCTGCGCACTTTCGCGATCGCTTGGCAACCGTGTGCACTGGCCTGAATAAGCAGGGCGTGCGCGCACAATCCACTGCCGCTACGTACTGAGTCCATGCCGAGTCAGCGGAAGCCGCCGATCCCACAAGCGCGTGGTCAAAAGTGAACACAGTCGACGCGGGCTTTCTCTCGCTCGAGCGGACCACGCTCGGACGCATCATTGCTGAAATATCCTGCGGGCCGCCAGAATAGCGGTCTTCATACTCTCGAAAGTCTTAACCATCTCCAACTCTCGCCGCTGCACGTGAGCGTCGGTTCGTTCCGCATATTCGGAACATCACGCCTTTTCGGAGTCAGGTAGGACTGCCTCACTGCGACTCAACGGCAGGTAAATGGTCACGGAGTTGGCACCAGCCCGAGACGGACGAGGCTTCCTGCGGTTGACAGGAGCGCTTCGTCGATCGCTCGGGGGCTAAAGCTTAGGTAGGCCTTGGCCTTTCGGTTGGACGGTCGCCCGGTCCGACCGAGGACAGGTGATGCGGCGACGGAGTCGACGCTCACCCAGGCACGCAGGATCTGTGCGGCCTGCCGCATCGTGATAGGGCCGCCATCGCAGCAGGCAATGAAGCGCTGACCCGCGGCCGCGGGGTGCGTCATCGCGCGCAGGTGGATGTCGGCAACGTCCCGGACATCAGCCACCGGAAACCGGAGGTTCGCCATCAATACCGGCTCCTCCCCGGCCATGAGCAGAGTCAGAATCGGCGCCAGAGAAGCGGAAATGTCGTCGCTGAGCGTCGGACCGAAGGTCGCGGTCGGGTTGACGACACTGAGTTCGGTTCGGCCGGCTTCGTTTTCAGCGAAGTCCCACGCCGCGCGTTCGGCGAGCACCTTGGACTTGACGTAGGCAGTGATGCCTTCACCGCCGAGATCGGTCCAATCATCCTCGGTGAACTCGCGGTCGACATCGCGGTGGCCGCAGCCGATGGCGAAGAACGACGACGTGAGTACGACCCGCTTGACACCCGCGTCGCGAGCGGCGCGCAGGACGCGAAGCGTGCCATCACGAGCGGGCACGATCACCTCGTCTTCGTGGGCGGGCTCATCAGGTGGGTAAGGCGAGGCGACATGCAGGACGAAGCCGCTGCCGTCGACCGCCTCGGGCCAGCCGGCATCGGAGGTGAGGTCGGCGACAGCGAATGTGAGGTTATCGCCCGGCGTTACGCCAGCATGCGCGAACATGTTTCGGACGTCGGCTTCGCGTTCGGCCGATCTCACGGTCGCGCAGACACGATAGCCGGCGTTCAGCAGTGCGAAGACGCAGTGAGAACCCACGAATCCCGACCCTCCGGTGACGAGAACCCGTTCGTTCTCCATGGCGCAGCCCACCTCAGCTCGTTCGTAAAATGTCGCCCTGCCATAATGATCGCCGCCAACCGGCGACGCTTCCTTCCGGTGAGACGAATTTGGCCACCCGGAGTCGTCCTGCCGGGCGCTTTAGAACCAAATACGCAGTGCATCACGCACGCCGCCCTGTTCGTGTCTGCTCAGGCTCGACGCTCCGCGCAGTATTTTCCAGACCCGTCATGGTTTCGGTGGAAGCGGAAACCGCAACGACGCCGCGGCCACACACTTCATGAGGACCGTATGGGCGGAGACGTGTTTAATGGCGCCACCATCGTCTATGACGACCTGCACGAGTTCGTCAATCACGTCGGGCACGGGCCGCACCGGCCGATCACACAGTGGGCACGTATCGCCCGCGAGGGCCAACCAGTGATCGCGGTCGCAGATCACCCCGGGTGCGATCGCGCCGTCTTGAATCAAGAGGCGATCGACGGCGGAAACGCTGCCGGCCCACAGGCACGGCTCGAGGCCGAGCACAGCCAGACCCCCGGCAGCCGACGTCTCAACGACCTCGGCGACCATCCGCTCCTCCCCGGCGCGCTCGTAGCGGTCCACAACCGCGATTGCCTGCCGTTTGAGTTCGCCAAAACTGCTCCTCGCGTCGTCGTCGACCGGGAAGGTGCCGGCGAGCACCCCCCGCAGTTCATGGGTGAGCAGGTCGAGGAAGCGCGGCAGTTCTGGGCGATGGCCGCCGACGATCAACAGCTCGAATCCGCCGCCCCGGTAGAGCTTGTCGATCATGGTTATCACTTCGCGGAAGTGCCTTTTGGTCTGCTCCTCAAGCTTGTCCTGGTTTCGGCCCGGCTTGGCGGAAAGCGACAATGTGCCCCGCTCCTGCATCTCGTCGCGATAGAGCTCCCAGAGGCGGGCGCCCTCTCGGTCGACCGCGGCGACGCAACAGCGGTGGTACTCGTCGAGCACGGCCAGCATTGGGCGGACCCACGTGGTTTCGTCGACGATGACCCGCCCTCGGACCTGTCGTGGCAAAATCACTTCCTCGAAAAACCCGCGGCCGCTGCAGGAGAACAGCGCAACCGCGCCGGGGGGCCAGCGTTCTTGCCCCGCGACATCCATGATTCGGTCGATGTCACCGCGTATGGACATCCTGGCGTCGTGGCCGAGGCTACGGTCCTTGGCCATCGGCCGGATGACGTGCAGCTGACTATCCACCTCGCTGCGCAGGCTAACAACGCGGCCTTGCGGCTGGCAGGGCACTCGGGCGTACTGGGAAACAACCGGCAGGCCCTGTCCATTGAATCGCAGGATCCGGTTGACGGTATCAGCCGTGATCACGCTGTCGGCGCAAGTTGGCTCTGGGTTCGACGACGCACCTGCATGAACTGATCGGCAAGCCATACCAGCGCGGCGCCATTAGGATCCACCCCGGGAATGATGTCGAGCATCTGGTAAGCGTCGGCGATGCACTTCGCGAGAAAGTCGCGCTCTCTGTCCTCGTTGGCTGTTGTCATATCTGGCTCCTGAGGGTTTGCCGGGTCCGAGATGAACACCCGGGCCTCGACTAACCTTGCCCGACTGGGCCACCGCAGAACTCGGCACTGCAGCACGAGATGCTGGGGCCTGAATAGGCCCGACGAGACAGATGAGCTGCTACACCTCTCGGCTCGGCGCATCACATGCCGAAACCTTCCGCTGAGTTCTACGATCCGTCCTCGGAGCGAAGTGCTCTGCCACCGTTGGCTTGGTGCATCGGCAGGGCAGCCTGTAGTCGCCCGCCCGATGTTACCCGGCACCAGGCACGGCTACAGTTCCTCTACGTAGCCGTCTGACCATTCGACGCGCGTGCCGTAATCGGGGTGCGCGTAGACATGGATGGCGTAGAGGTCTTCTAACGAGTCCCACCACACGCAGCTTCGCGCGCCCACGCGCCAGCGTTGCGCCACTCTGCCATCGGTGAATTGGCACATCTCGAACTGGACTTCATCGGGCTCGCCGTAGTTGGCCTGCTCACACTCTTTCTTCAACGCCTTGGCATGCGTTCGGTAGACGACTGCGGTTCTCAAAGCTGCCTCTCGCAGTATTTGCTCAAATGTGTTCCGACCTCGCGTGATCAGTTGGTCGGCGCTTCAGTCGCCTCACGCAGCGTCTTGCCGGGGCGATGACGTCACCCATTATCGCGATGTCATTCGCTTCACTTTGACGTTTACGGTGATCACCCCGTCGGAGACACCCACGATGCCGAAGCAGCCAGCAGTCGTCCGCTCCAGAGCCTGGTTTTTTCACGTCGCCTCCCCTCGCGTCGGGACCCTCGCTGTAGCAAAGCGCACCGATACAGCCATGTGATATCCGATAAGCGGCCCCAAATTGTCCGCTTCCCGTCAACCGGAGGCACGCAGGTTGGAGATGAACCCAGCGTTCCTGCTCGATCAACTTGGCTCTGACGGGATCACTGCTACAGATGTTTTCTGCCGACCGGCACGGTGCAGAGGTGTACACGAATGCGTTGAATGTTTCCATGCGCGTTCCAGGCCGGTACGGCTAGCATGCTGGTTTGAGTGAAGCGGGAGACACCAATCGCTGACACCAGGCTGGGAGCGACAATTTGACCGAGCTACCCTTCGACCTGGCGCCTGAGATCCGGGCAACGGACGTCGATGAGGCGGCCAATGCCTTAGGCCGCGTCTATGTCACCGCCGAGCTGATTCCGAACAAGACCAAATCGGTGAACATGCGGATGAATGCGGTGCAACTTCCGCTGTTTACCGCCGGCTACCTTGGCTTCGGCGCTGACATCACCATCCGGGCAAACGAGGTGACTGCCTATTACATCGATGCCCCTTTGTCAGGCAGGGCGGTGAACCGGTGGCGTGACGGCGAGCTCATCAAGACGACGACCGGGTCAGTCGCGGTGTTCACACCGGGCACGCCGTGCGTGCTTGACTGGTCCGGCGACTGCGGTCAGATCTGTCTCAAGGTTTCTGAACCGCAGATGCGAAGGCAGCTGGAAGCCATGCTCAACCGCCCTGTGCGCAAACGGATTACGTTTGCCCGGCAGTTCAATCTGAGCACCAACGCTGCACACGATTGGTACCGCTTAGTCTGGCTCTTGGCACGTGAAGCCGGGCAACCGGGTGGGCTTCTCAACCACCGGCTCGCCGTGGCGAACTTGCAGCTTCTGCTGATCCAGGGCCTGCTGCAAATACAACCCCACAACTACACCGAAGCCTTGGCTGAAAGTGAAGGGGCGGCAAGCGCCACTGCCGCAAAGCGCGCGATCGATCTGATGCACGCACACCCGGAAACACCTTGGAGCACTGCCGACCTCGCACGAGCAACCGGGGTAAGCGCACGAGCCCTGCAGAGGGCATTTGAGCGGTCCGATCAGCCCTCGCCGATGGCCTACTTGCGGCGGCTTCGGTTACATCGGGTCCACACAGAACTTGCCGCCAGCTCACCCGACTCGGTCACGGTGACGATGGTCGCGGGCCGTTGGGGGTTCATGCACCTTGGCAGGTTTGCCAGTCTGTATCACCAGCTGTTCGGCGAATCTCCCTCGGAAACACTGCGACACCGGGTCAGCGACCCTCCCCCCACGTCGCCGTTTTAGCTGCGGGGGTGCAGCGCCTACCGAAGGATCTCCTCGGAGATGTACGGGCGTAGGAGTCCGCGGCTGCGACGAAGTTGACCCCCAGCTCGACGGCGGGCCGCAACACGCGCACGCGTTCAGTGCGGCCGGCGGGCGGGCCCCCACGCCCTTCCCCGAGAGGCGCGTCGCGCCGAAGCCGAGTCGGTGGACGGTCAGACCGCCGCCGCTGTGAACGCTCCGGATCCTTGGCCAGAAGTCTGAGTGGTCACGCTTCCACGACCGTACGCCGGACGGCTATGACTCAGAAGTCACTTAGCACGGGCCGGCGCCTTGGCGAACTGCTCCACGACGGCCCGGCAGAACGCCGGCAAATCGTCCGGTGAGCGGCTCGAAATCAAGTTCCCGTCGACGACGACCTCCTCGTCGACGACCGTGGCTCCGGCATTGCGCAGGTCCGTCCGGATGCTCGGAAACGAGGTGAGTGTGCGGCCTTTGGCGACGCCCGCCTCGACGAGCGTCCACGGGCCGTGGCAGATCACTCCGACCGGCTTACCCGAACCGACGAAGTCGCGGACAAACGCGACTGCTCGATCGTCGATTCGAAGCTTGTCGGGATTGACCGTGCCGCCGGGTAGAAGCAACGCGTCATAATCGTCGACAGACGCCTCAGAAATCTCCCTGTCGACGTCAAAGCTGCCACCATCATCTAGATCGTTGTTTCGGGCCTGGATCTGTCCCGAATGTAGCGACAGCAGTTCAGTCTGCGCCCCGGCCTCCTGAACCTGGTCCCGGGGGACTTGCAGCTCGACCCGCTCCACGCCGTCGGCCGCGAGTATCGCAACCCTTTTGCCCTGCAATGCGTCTGCCATTTTGAAAGTTCCTTCCGTCGCTGAACGCCACCAGCGCACCCTTGCACCGACATCCCGCCGGACTCTTCACCCTCCGAGGCCTAAATTGATGACGGCATTTTGCAGCGGTGGGCCGAATTCGCGCGCACCATCACCTCAGATCGATTGTCCCGCAACGGCTATCGGCTATGGTCTGCCCTTATCCCTATTGGTTGAATCGGCGCCGTCCCGGGTACAGCGGGGATGTCAGGTCGGGAAATGATGAGGTGGGGCCATGACTGTGGATACATCAGGACCGACGGCGGGCATCGATCACCGTGCCGAGCTTCCAAGCTTGTACGGCGTTTTCATTCTGTCTTCGTTGATGTTCGACGGTCGCCCGGCCAACGCCGTACTGGAATTGGCCGCGGAGGCAGTGCAATGCCTGGGCAAGTGCTTTACTGAAACCGCCTATCGGTTGGTCGACGGATCCCTGGTCCATAACAGCGATCCTGACCGCCCGCTGGACAGCGCCCTCGACGCGGCCATCGCCGCCAGCCTGGGCGTCGATCACGAGATCGTGCTCCCCGACTCGAATTGGCGATATGCGATCACGCTGCGCACCACCGATGCCGTCACCGGTGTCCTGGTTGTCCGCGCCCAGGATCCCGCCTCCTGCCACGAGTTGGTGTTGCTCAAAGCACTCGCGCAACAGGCGGCCACCGCGATGGCAAGTGCCGACGTCATCGAAAGGGGACGACGCCAACACATCCAGCTCAGGGAGCTGACTGACAGACACGAGAAGGCGATTCGCCGGATGTCACGCAGCGTGGCCGAACTCGAGCGACGGGAGCACATCCATAAGGCTCTGACCAACCTGTCCGGATCGGCGGATGCGGCCGGAATTGCAGACGCATTGCACGACCTGACCTCATTGACAGTCTCGGTCGAGGACACGTTTGGAAACTTGCGAGCATGGTCGCCCGCGCCGATTCCCACCGCATATCGGGCGGTCGGCGGGGGCAACCGCGAAGACGTGATTCGCAACGCAGGATCGCATGGACACCACAGCGACTGCGGGAACCGGATCTTCAGCCTTATCCGCGCAAAGGCAGATTTCCTGGGAGTCGTCGTGCTGCACGATCCGCAGCGCCGGGCTGATCTGCTCGATATCTTCGCGCTGGAATACGCGGCGGCGGTGTTGGCAGTGGAATTCTCCCATCAGCGCTCACTCGCAGAAACGGAGTTGCGACTGAGTCGGGATCTGGTCGACGATCTGCTCGCCGGAACTGATAATGCGACGGCATATGCCCGGGGTGAGGCCCTGGGTTACAACCTGCGCAGGCCGCATCGGGTGACGGTCCTGCAGTGGAGCGCCGAAATCGACGGCGCCCTCATCGCCCGGTCGGCCACTCGGTGGGCGACCTCCGCGGGTTTGCGCCCGCTTTGCGCGCGCCGCCCGTCGATGACGATCCTGCTCACCGAGGATTTGCCCGAGCCACGTTCTCTGTATCGTGCGATATCCGCGGCTGTTGGGAACGGGCGTGGGTGGATCGCGATCGGGTCGGTCGCGACAACTCCCTCCGAGCTACCGCGGTCCTTCGCAGAGGCCCGACGAACCTTGCGCATGCAGAAAGCTTCGGTAGGCCGGCACGGTTTCCGTCGTTTTGATGACCTAGGCGTGTGCCGAATCCTCGATCCGAGCGACAACAGCCCTGAGGTTCGTGAATTCCTAGCGGAATGGCTAGGCCCCCTCATGGCATATGACCAGGAGAAAAACGCCGAACTGGTCAACACCCTGGCGCGCTATCTGGATTCCGGAGGGAATTACGATCACACGGCGCGCGCGCTCAACATTCACCGCAGTACCCTGCGTTACCGCCTCGGGCGCATCCGCGACATTTCGGGCCACGACCTGCAGAATGTGGAGACGCGCCTCAACCTTCACCTCGCCACAAAAGTTTCCGAGATGATCGGGGAAACGCAGCCAATCACGCGGGCTACCAGCGCCGGCGAGCGAGGGCCCTCAGATGAACGGATGCCAAAATAGTTGCCGCTCGGCCGCCCGTCGGCTCCATGGGCGCCTTGCATCGCTAATCATTGACTCCGTTGACCTTTTGTCATGGGTAGAACGTTGTTCCTCCGCTCCCCAGCCGACCGACCAGCACCGAGACCCACTGGTGATGGGGGTGCGGCGCAGATCGGACAGCGCCGGGACGCTCGACGGATATCGAGACACCCATTGGCTTGCTTGACTCTCTAGAAGCACTAGGGAGGTGGGGTCAGTCAGCGAGCGTGAAGCAGAAGGCCAAGAAGGGGGGTCGTTCTCGTACACCGTGCAACGACTTCCCGACACCACGAGCATCGTCTACGCGACAGGTGTGCTCGACGGTGAAACACACGCAGGGCTGTCCCGCGTCATCGCCGACGAATTGACACAAGAGCCGGCACAGCTGGTGCTGGAGCTTTCAGGCGCGACGTCCATCGATGACGCCGCTGTCGAGACCTTGGTCGGCGCTACGGCGCTGGCGGCAGAGTCCGACACATCGTTCTGCCTAGTCATGTCGCCGACCGGTCCCATCGCGAGAGTTCTCGCAGCCGCCGATCTGCTCGAGCGATTCGAAATCTTTGCGACGGTCGACGAAGCGCAACGTCACCCCTAGCGTTCCGCCACGCGAAGCGTCTGTGACGGGGGTTCACCGAATAATTGACGGTACTGCTGAGCGAACCGGCCGAGGTGCACGAATCCCCAACGGCTCGCCACCGTAGTGACCGCTGAGGGCCGTGTCCGTGACGCGTCAGCGAGCTCGGCCCGTACCCGTTGCAACCGTAAGTGGCGCAGGTACGTCATAGGCGGCGGCTCGCCCGCCTTGGCGAACGCCTTCTGCAGTGCCCTCGCGCTGACACCCGTCGCGCGGGCAAGTGCCGCGGTCGTCCACTCCGATTCCGGATAACTGCGCATCAAGTCGATTGACTGCTGCACCGTCGCTGCAGAGGTAGGCCGACCATCCTCATGGAGTGCGTGCGTGTAGTTGTGCGGCTGCGTGAGCAGTAGACCCTCGAGGAGCAAATGCTGCAAATTCGCGGCGGCGAGTCGATGGGCGAGGATTCCGGCATGGTTGCCGGCCTCTCGCGCCAGAACCGCTACCAGGCTCAGCCAACTTTGCGATGACCTGTCCGTCAGGTCCAGCCGACGAGCGAACTCCACGGCCTTACCAATCGACCGGTCGAGCAACTGTTCCAGCTCGCGAGTCAGCTCGGCCGGGGCGATCTTGATGCCGAGCTGGCCGCAATCGCGTGACCATAGATGTTCGACGTCGGTGCCGGGTCTGAAGACCGTCGCCGACCCGGGCGAAGTGACGGTGGTTGCGTGACCATCGGGCCAATTCGTCAGGCTGTGACCCGACACTGCGACAGCGATCTGATAGCCGGGCATGTCCGCTACCCGCATCGTCGCCTCACCACCGAGGTCGAGGTAGCCGATACTGAGCAGCGGCAGCTGCTCGGCCATGACGCGAATGTGTAACGAGCCCGTAGCGCTCGGAGTGATCGCGACAGGGAAAAACGCGGGCCGCAGGACCTCCGTCGCTTCGTCGATATCCGTCGTGTCCGTTAGTTGCGCCCAATGGGACGTCAACGCGTCGAGGTGGTTCGCGACAAGTCGCTGACCGTCCTGGTTCACCGCCGCATCCGCCCTCCACCTGCGAAGTTGTCGGGCCCGTATTGCATTTCCCAATCGTGGGCATCTCACGGTTTCCCGCGTCGGCCCGTCCACGCCTCTGGGATTTAGTTAACATTCTTAACTCATGAAGCGCCCCACGGCACGTCGGGTCCCCCTTTCCAGGTGAGCGGTGCCGACACGACGCATGAGGGGTTTCTAACGCCTCGGGTCGCCAAGACTCGGACACTAATGGCTCCGCGAGGTCGACGACGCTTCCGATTTATTGATCTGTTGGGTCGACGCCTGAACTCCAATCCGGTTGGCATAGTGGTACGGCAGTCGCGCAATACCCGTCGGGAGTTTGGGGGAGGAATGGGAACAACGAAACCGGCTATGCGGCAATGGTTTGCGATGAGTCACCACGCTTCTCCCGAAATGGTTTCGCTGTGGTCGCGGTAGGGCACTTCGCGGATCCCGAGCAACCTCGCCACGGGCGCCGCGGTAAAGCGGTTCAGTCGACGACCGCAAAACTGGCCGGTGCGATGGTCGGCACAGCGGGCATCGAGGACGCCCTCAGCAAGCTGACCGGTGCCTCATTGGCATTGATACCGGGCGCCGACTGCGCAAAAATTTCGATAATCGAAAACGGCCATCTGCGATCGATCACCGCGACATCGCAGCTGACCTCAGCACTCGACAGCGCTCAGCAAGCGGCCGGCCACGGTCCATGCCTTGAGGCGATCACCGCAAAGAAAGCGACTCGCTGCAACGATCTGCGCACCGATACCCGATGGCCGCGATTTGCGCCTTCCGCCACCACCGCCGGGGTGCACAGCGTCTTGTCCTCTCCGATAGACATTTCCGGTGACACTTGGGCAACGTTGACTCTTTTCGGGTTCCGAGCCGAAGCCTTCGGGCCCGACTGCGAGGTGGTTGGCGCGATGCTCGCCAACCATGCCGCGATCGCACTTATGCAGGACGAGCAGGAGCGTCAATTCAAGGCCGCGCTTGCCACCCGCGACGTCATCGGGCAAGCCAAAGGCATGATCATGGAACGCTTTAGTGTCGATGCCGCTCGCGCCTTCGCGATGCTGAGAGCGATCTCGCAAGAGACCAATACCCCGCTGCGGGAATTGGCCTCCCGGCTTGTCCACTGCGCGAAGCAATGACGCGATGAGCAACACGACGGAGCTGAGCGCGGCTGCAGCAAGTAGCCTCACCCGGGGGCCCGGCGACACAGACGGAGGGCCCATTGCTGATGCCGAAGACGTTGCGGCGCAGCTCAGTACACCAGATCAGCCCGTGGGGCCTCCCCGGCGCCGATTCGACTGGCACTCACCGTTCTTCGTCGGCCTGACCGCGTCGGCCGGTGTCGCGGTGACGTACAGCGCGGTACGCGGTCTTGCGGCGGTGTCGTCGATGCTTCTCTTGATTGGCGTAGCTTTCTTTGTAGCCTTGGGGCTCGAGCCTGCCGTGTGGTGGTTGGTCGGGAAGAAGGTGGCTCGCTGGGCGGCGGTCACCGTGGTGCTGTTCGCAGTGATCGCGGTGGTGGCGGATCGCTGGCCGCGGCCATTCCCCCGCTGGTGCAGCAGGCGCGGGAGTTCACCGACCAGGCGCCCCATTACATCCAGCACATCGGGGACCATTCGTCCTGGATCGGCCGGCTCAATGACCGCTTCCGCCTCCAACAACGAATCACCGAGACAGTCAACGGCTCCGGAGGGCCGGTCGTCGGGCAGGCCGTCAAGGCGGGAAAGGCGGTCTTCGGGGCCGTAGCCGACGTTGTCGTCGTCGCCGTGCTGACGGTCTACTTTCTGGCCGATTTTCCCCGGATCCGCGCGACCTTATACCGCTTCGTGCCGCGCTCCCGCCGTCCCCGTGCGATCCTCCTCGGGGATCAGGTGTTCGCGAAAGTGGGCGCATATGTGTTCGGCAACATCGTCATATCGGCCATCGCCGGGGTGGCCAGCTTCGTCTGGCCCGTCATCTTCGATGTGCCCTATCCGCTGCTGCTCGGCATATTCGTAGCTTTGCTGGACCTCATCCCGTTCGGGTCGAGCGTCGCCGGTGTCATCGTCGCCGCAGTCGCACTCACCGTCTCCATTCCGGTAGCATCACAACTCTGTTGTTCTACACGTGCTTCCGCTTCGCCGAGGACTATCTGTTGGTACCCAAGATCATCGGGCCCGCGGTCAACGTGCCGGCGGTCGCCACATTGTTGGCCGTACTCGTCGGCGGGGAGCTGCTCGGAATAGTTGGTGCGCTCGTTGCCATCCCGATAGCGGCAGCCGTTCAACTGGCCGCTCGAGAACTTCTTTTCCCCACGTTAGACAGACTCTGAATAAGGCCATCGGATGTTCGAACCGGAGGGCGACATGACGGTCACTCGAGATGTCGACGCCACATGCGAGCGCGTCTGGGATGTTTTGGCCGACGGTTGGACCTATTCCAGCTGGGTGGTAGGAAACAGCCGAACGCGCGCCGTGAGTAGGAGATGGCCTTCGCCGGGCACCCGGATCTTGCACTCCATCGGAGCTTGGCCGGCGGTGATCAACGACGAGACCGTCGT
This window harbors:
- a CDS encoding SDR family oxidoreductase, encoding MENERVLVTGGSGFVGSHCVFALLNAGYRVCATVRSAEREADVRNMFAHAGVTPGDNLTFAVADLTSDAGWPEAVDGSGFVLHVASPYPPDEPAHEDEVIVPARDGTLRVLRAARDAGVKRVVLTSSFFAIGCGHRDVDREFTEDDWTDLGGEGITAYVKSKVLAERAAWDFAENEAGRTELSVVNPTATFGPTLSDDISASLAPILTLLMAGEEPVLMANLRFPVADVRDVADIHLRAMTHPAAAGQRFIACCDGGPITMRQAAQILRAWVSVDSVAASPVLGRTGRPSNRKAKAYLSFSPRAIDEALLSTAGSLVRLGLVPTP
- a CDS encoding AraC family transcriptional regulator, with product MTELPFDLAPEIRATDVDEAANALGRVYVTAELIPNKTKSVNMRMNAVQLPLFTAGYLGFGADITIRANEVTAYYIDAPLSGRAVNRWRDGELIKTTTGSVAVFTPGTPCVLDWSGDCGQICLKVSEPQMRRQLEAMLNRPVRKRITFARQFNLSTNAAHDWYRLVWLLAREAGQPGGLLNHRLAVANLQLLLIQGLLQIQPHNYTEALAESEGAASATAAKRAIDLMHAHPETPWSTADLARATGVSARALQRAFERSDQPSPMAYLRRLRLHRVHTELAASSPDSVTVTMVAGRWGFMHLGRFASLYHQLFGESPSETLRHRVSDPPPTSPF
- a CDS encoding type 1 glutamine amidotransferase domain-containing protein, which encodes MADALQGKRVAILAADGVERVELQVPRDQVQEAGAQTELLSLHSGQIQARNNDLDDGGSFDVDREISEASVDDYDALLLPGGTVNPDKLRIDDRAVAFVRDFVGSGKPVGVICHGPWTLVEAGVAKGRTLTSFPSIRTDLRNAGATVVDEEVVVDGNLISSRSPDDLPAFCRAVVEQFAKAPARAK
- a CDS encoding helix-turn-helix domain-containing protein encodes the protein MTVDTSGPTAGIDHRAELPSLYGVFILSSLMFDGRPANAVLELAAEAVQCLGKCFTETAYRLVDGSLVHNSDPDRPLDSALDAAIAASLGVDHEIVLPDSNWRYAITLRTTDAVTGVLVVRAQDPASCHELVLLKALAQQAATAMASADVIERGRRQHIQLRELTDRHEKAIRRMSRSVAELERREHIHKALTNLSGSADAAGIADALHDLTSLTVSVEDTFGNLRAWSPAPIPTAYRAVGGGNREDVIRNAGSHGHHSDCGNRIFSLIRAKADFLGVVVLHDPQRRADLLDIFALEYAAAVLAVEFSHQRSLAETELRLSRDLVDDLLAGTDNATAYARGEALGYNLRRPHRVTVLQWSAEIDGALIARSATRWATSAGLRPLCARRPSMTILLTEDLPEPRSLYRAISAAVGNGRGWIAIGSVATTPSELPRSFAEARRTLRMQKASVGRHGFRRFDDLGVCRILDPSDNSPEVREFLAEWLGPLMAYDQEKNAELVNTLARYLDSGGNYDHTARALNIHRSTLRYRLGRIRDISGHDLQNVETRLNLHLATKVSEMIGETQPITRATSAGERGPSDERMPK
- a CDS encoding STAS domain-containing protein — translated: MGSVSEREAEGQEGGSFSYTVQRLPDTTSIVYATGVLDGETHAGLSRVIADELTQEPAQLVLELSGATSIDDAAVETLVGATALAAESDTSFCLVMSPTGPIARVLAAADLLERFEIFATVDEAQRHP
- a CDS encoding AraC family transcriptional regulator; protein product: MDGPTRETVRCPRLGNAIRARQLRRWRADAAVNQDGQRLVANHLDALTSHWAQLTDTTDIDEATEVLRPAFFPVAITPSATGSLHIRVMAEQLPLLSIGYLDLGGEATMRVADMPGYQIAVAVSGHSLTNWPDGHATTVTSPGSATVFRPGTDVEHLWSRDCGQLGIKIAPAELTRELEQLLDRSIGKAVEFARRLDLTDRSSQSWLSLVAVLAREAGNHAGILAHRLAAANLQHLLLEGLLLTQPHNYTHALHEDGRPTSAATVQQSIDLMRSYPESEWTTAALARATGVSARALQKAFAKAGEPPPMTYLRHLRLQRVRAELADASRTRPSAVTTVASRWGFVHLGRFAQQYRQLFGEPPSQTLRVAER
- a CDS encoding GAF and ANTAR domain-containing protein, which codes for MVAVGHFADPEQPRHGRRGKAVQSTTAKLAGAMVGTAGIEDALSKLTGASLALIPGADCAKISIIENGHLRSITATSQLTSALDSAQQAAGHGPCLEAITAKKATRCNDLRTDTRWPRFAPSATTAGVHSVLSSPIDISGDTWATLTLFGFRAEAFGPDCEVVGAMLANHAAIALMQDEQERQFKAALATRDVIGQAKGMIMERFSVDAARAFAMLRAISQETNTPLRELASRLVHCAKQ
- a CDS encoding AI-2E family transporter, with amino-acid sequence MVPKIIGPAVNVPAVATLLAVLVGGELLGIVGALVAIPIAAAVQLAARELLFPTLDRL